One genomic segment of Flavobacteriaceae bacterium includes these proteins:
- a CDS encoding IS4 family transposase, with the protein MKKTNASTKSSELNSVLSSHFQGKINLARIKLISHFIIALCKVQTVTFEKVANAFETSVDSKSSLRRIQRFIADYSLDGDLIARLIFSLLPKQEGLILSIDRTNWKFGQTNINIFMLGVVYKGVAFPFITRLLIDGAVLGVVYKGVAFPLLFTMLDKPGNSNSQERIDLVNRFIRLFGKDVIKSIVADREFVGNHWLDFLNTNGIKYYIRIRNNFKVELPDKNKTIKVFHLFNPHKINEFVYYPKIVRVNGQLCFLSGCKLYPKNGKPDFLIIVSFNAPDKAFEQYKERWQIEMCFKAMKASGFDIENTHLQDIKRIEKLVLLVMMAFVWCYKVGIYLHQIKPIKIKKHGRMAKSIFKYGLDYIASVLLNPVNQNNMNLTKFLSCT; encoded by the coding sequence ATGAAAAAAACCAATGCTTCCACTAAAAGTAGTGAATTAAATTCAGTTTTAAGTTCTCATTTCCAAGGTAAGATCAATTTGGCAAGAATCAAACTCATATCACATTTCATTATCGCCCTCTGTAAGGTACAGACAGTTACCTTTGAAAAGGTAGCCAACGCTTTTGAGACCTCAGTAGATTCGAAGTCATCACTCAGACGTATTCAAAGATTTATTGCTGATTATTCGTTGGATGGAGATTTGATCGCTCGTCTTATATTTAGTCTCCTTCCTAAGCAAGAGGGATTGATCTTGAGTATTGATAGGACCAATTGGAAGTTTGGTCAGACCAACATCAACATTTTTATGTTGGGAGTTGTCTATAAAGGTGTTGCCTTCCCATTTATTACACGCTTATTAATTGACGGTGCCGTGTTGGGAGTTGTCTATAAAGGTGTTGCCTTCCCATTGTTATTTACTATGTTAGATAAGCCAGGGAACTCTAACAGTCAGGAGCGTATTGATCTTGTGAATCGTTTCATAAGACTTTTTGGCAAAGATGTTATTAAATCCATTGTAGCCGATAGAGAGTTTGTAGGTAATCATTGGTTGGATTTCTTGAATACAAATGGAATCAAATATTATATCCGCATTCGAAACAACTTTAAGGTAGAGCTTCCTGATAAGAACAAAACCATCAAAGTATTTCACTTGTTTAATCCACATAAGATCAATGAGTTTGTGTATTATCCTAAAATTGTACGTGTTAATGGTCAGCTTTGTTTCCTTTCCGGATGCAAGTTGTACCCAAAAAATGGAAAGCCTGATTTCTTAATCATTGTATCGTTCAACGCTCCTGATAAGGCCTTTGAACAATACAAAGAACGATGGCAGATAGAGATGTGTTTTAAAGCAATGAAAGCCAGTGGCTTTGATATTGAAAACACACACCTGCAAGATATTAAGCGTATTGAAAAATTAGTACTGCTTGTAATGATGGCTTTCGTATGGTGTTACAAAGTTGGTATATATTTACATCAGATTAAGCCTATCAAAATAAAAAAGCATGGAAGAATGGCTAAAAGCATATTCAAATATGGATTAGATTATATCGCTTCTGTGCTATTAAACCCTGTAAATCAAAACAATATGAACTTGACTAAATTTTTGTCATGTACTTAG
- a CDS encoding DUF547 domain-containing protein: MKKIILILFVSTFTNAFSQTSIFNELLQKHVDEKGNVDYKAFKGEEEKLDDFLAFLEKENTSEFESENAEKAFWINVYNAYTVKLILMNYPLKSIRQIKQNGKDAWNIPFAKAGGKTYTLNFVEHEILRKKFKDPRIHVGVNCASGSCPKLANVAFTAANIDQQLEQLMVDFINDPIRNKLGKKKVEISEIFNWFKGDFTANGSVIDYISKYAKVKINKKARIKYLPYDWSLNGK, translated from the coding sequence ATGAAAAAAATCATTCTTATACTATTCGTAAGTACTTTTACAAATGCTTTTAGTCAAACTTCCATTTTTAATGAATTGTTGCAAAAGCATGTTGATGAAAAAGGGAACGTAGATTACAAAGCATTTAAAGGAGAAGAAGAAAAATTAGATGATTTTCTGGCTTTTTTGGAAAAAGAAAACACCTCTGAATTTGAATCGGAGAATGCTGAAAAAGCTTTTTGGATTAATGTATACAACGCTTATACCGTTAAATTAATTTTAATGAATTATCCGTTAAAAAGTATCAGACAAATTAAGCAAAACGGTAAGGATGCCTGGAATATTCCTTTTGCAAAAGCCGGAGGAAAAACATATACGTTAAACTTTGTTGAACATGAAATTCTGCGAAAAAAATTTAAAGATCCAAGAATACACGTGGGTGTAAATTGCGCTTCAGGCTCTTGCCCCAAGTTAGCTAATGTAGCCTTTACAGCAGCGAATATTGATCAACAACTCGAACAGCTAATGGTTGATTTCATCAACGATCCTATTAGAAACAAACTCGGTAAAAAGAAAGTAGAAATTTCCGAAATCTTTAATTGGTTTAAAGGAGATTTTACTGCTAACGGATCTGTAATTGACTATATAAGTAAATACGCCAAAGTAAAAATCAATAAAAAGGCCAGGATAAAATACCTACCTTACGACTGGAGTCTAAATGGAAAATAG
- a CDS encoding DUF2064 domain-containing protein produces the protein MSKNQIIIFTRNPELGKVKTRLAKVIGDIDALKIYTFLLNKTKEVTLKLPCDKAVYYSEKIQEHDIWNPQFYQKYRQKGDDLGDRMENAFKDSFKKGYEKVVIIGSDLYDLTSIHIESAFKKLNDYDVVIGPAKDGGYYLLGMKTLYPDIFKNKKWGTATVRKDTLKDLETVTVYLSEELNDIDVYEDIKENDLLMNVIN, from the coding sequence ATGAGTAAAAATCAAATCATTATTTTTACTAGAAATCCCGAGCTCGGAAAAGTAAAAACACGCTTGGCAAAGGTCATTGGAGACATAGATGCGTTGAAAATATATACTTTTTTACTAAACAAAACCAAAGAGGTTACACTGAAATTACCTTGTGACAAAGCGGTATATTATTCCGAAAAAATTCAAGAGCACGATATTTGGAATCCTCAATTTTATCAAAAATATCGACAAAAAGGAGATGATTTAGGAGATAGAATGGAAAATGCTTTTAAAGATTCATTCAAAAAAGGATATGAAAAAGTAGTAATTATTGGTAGTGATTTATACGATTTAACATCAATTCATATTGAGAGTGCTTTTAAAAAATTAAACGATTATGATGTTGTTATAGGGCCGGCAAAAGACGGAGGTTATTACCTTTTGGGAATGAAAACTTTATATCCCGATATTTTTAAAAACAAAAAATGGGGAACAGCAACCGTTAGAAAAGACACCCTAAAAGATTTGGAAACAGTTACTGTATATTTATCAGAAGAATTAAATGATATAGACGTATATGAAGATATTAAAGAAAATGACTTGCTTATGAATGTTATTAATTGA
- a CDS encoding radical SAM/Cys-rich domain protein, with amino-acid sequence MKKSLLARNNDLANTERQLEILSNGIFANGELPTFAKKIKETNQFPLRPKKLEILQINLGYMCNQVCAHCHVDAGPDRKEIMTVETMQQCLDVIKNTGAHTLDLTGGAPEMNPNFRWFVAAAAKAGIKDFIVRSNLTIIRANKKYYDLPQFFKKYNIHVVSSMPHWTRGKTDKQRGDGVFDKSIKALQELNAVGYGMPDSSLRLDLVYNPSGAFLPGNQAALEKDFKNALKEDFNIDFHHLFAITNLPISRFLDYLIASENYEDYMYALVEAYNPVALENVMCTNTISVSWNGWLYDCDFNQMLNLKVAGKVKHIADYNEELLQNRNITIHQHCYGCTAGSGSSCQGAVV; translated from the coding sequence ATGAAAAAATCGCTTTTAGCCAGAAATAATGATTTGGCGAATACGGAACGCCAATTAGAAATATTGTCGAATGGTATTTTTGCCAATGGTGAGTTACCTACATTTGCAAAAAAAATAAAAGAAACCAACCAATTTCCTTTACGCCCAAAAAAGCTGGAAATTTTGCAAATCAACCTGGGGTATATGTGTAATCAGGTATGTGCACATTGCCATGTAGATGCAGGCCCGGACAGAAAAGAAATTATGACTGTTGAAACCATGCAACAATGTCTGGATGTTATTAAAAATACGGGCGCACATACTTTAGATTTGACCGGAGGAGCTCCGGAAATGAATCCAAATTTCAGGTGGTTTGTAGCAGCAGCAGCTAAAGCAGGTATCAAAGACTTTATTGTTCGATCTAATTTAACCATTATCAGAGCAAATAAAAAGTATTATGATTTACCTCAATTTTTCAAAAAATACAATATCCATGTAGTTTCCTCAATGCCACATTGGACAAGAGGAAAGACAGATAAACAGCGTGGAGATGGCGTTTTTGACAAATCAATTAAGGCTTTACAAGAATTAAATGCCGTAGGTTATGGAATGCCTGATAGTAGTTTGCGTCTGGATTTGGTATACAATCCTTCCGGTGCATTTTTGCCGGGAAACCAGGCTGCCTTGGAAAAGGACTTTAAGAACGCTTTAAAAGAAGACTTTAATATCGATTTTCATCATTTATTTGCGATTACAAATCTTCCTATAAGCAGATTCTTAGATTACCTGATAGCTTCGGAAAATTATGAAGATTATATGTATGCCTTGGTAGAAGCATACAACCCTGTTGCATTAGAAAATGTAATGTGTACGAATACTATTTCAGTGAGTTGGAACGGTTGGTTATACGATTGTGATTTTAATCAAATGTTGAATTTAAAAGTAGCCGGTAAAGTAAAACATATTGCCGATTATAATGAAGAACTATTACAAAATAGAAATATTACTATCCATCAACACTGCTATGGTTGTACGGCCGGTTCGGGGAGTAGCTGCCAGGGTGCAGTAGTATAA
- a CDS encoding TonB-dependent receptor plug domain-containing protein, with protein MKNSKNLLLVAFLFISVAVLGQTKLTGTVVDSTNEPLPGASVVVKGTTNGTSTDFDGKFMLDSKTTSGTLVISYIGYKSVEVSFTSAGDMGTIQLTNDENLLEEVVVKGLIDIAKDRETPVAVSTITATEIQDKLGSQEFPELLNNTPSVYATKSGGGFGDGRINIRGFSQENIAVLINGVPVNDMENGRVFWSNWVGLSDVTTAMQVQRGLGSSKLAISSVGGTINIITKTTDKKEGGSFLVSSGNNSYIKTLATYSTGKNENGFAASFLLSRTTGEGYIEGTKFQGYNYFVGLGWDKGVHDFQFIATGAPQNHNQRTTSFFNMASLSDYLQYGRRYNYNHGYLNGQEFNWRKNFYHKPIVSFNWNWDVSENSSLTASAYLSFGRGGGTGDIGRLGGRFASDKAFRDPVTGFVQFDKIVASNSGTLTNFANGFSYGNTADPTTSTFLVNDDELSASSIPAGLSRRNGFIRRASINSHNWVGLLANYNNNLNENLSFDIGFDLRSYRGIHYRRIDNLLGAAGYRDNDDVNNPLNVLSTEYSSDLGTLWNVFKSTDNEEKINYHNDGLVRWFGAFGQVEYKNDVISAFIQGAISQQGFKRIDYFNYLNSDPARETDWKNIIGGNIKGGINWNINEQNNIYGNAGYYSKQPFFDAVFLNFRNDLNPDPRNEKIIGYELGYGFRSNKLKVNLNLYRTQWKDRFISVSSRFNGIQGNADIQGVEQIHTGAELDATYELTDRLQLIGMLSVGNWEYAGNVSGTAFDQNQTALGTINLFLDNVKVGDAAQFTSRLAVNYDVTDNFKLDYSHRFVGKLYARINAEDFSDPNHNGSLQLPGYSLGDLGGSYGWVLDEDTFESIYFRININNVFNTEYIAESATNYFPGRNGNTATFDGINTDNKVFFGFGRTWNLSIRYSF; from the coding sequence ATGAAGAATTCTAAAAACTTATTACTCGTGGCTTTCTTATTTATTTCTGTTGCGGTTTTAGGACAAACTAAACTTACAGGTACGGTTGTAGACTCAACTAACGAACCCTTACCTGGTGCGAGTGTTGTAGTGAAAGGTACAACAAACGGAACATCAACTGACTTTGACGGAAAGTTCATGTTAGATTCAAAAACAACTTCCGGTACTTTGGTGATATCCTATATTGGTTACAAAAGTGTAGAAGTAAGCTTTACTTCAGCCGGAGATATGGGAACTATTCAACTAACGAACGACGAAAATCTTTTAGAGGAGGTTGTAGTAAAAGGGTTGATTGATATTGCAAAAGACAGAGAGACTCCTGTTGCTGTAAGTACTATTACAGCTACTGAAATTCAGGACAAATTAGGTTCTCAGGAATTTCCGGAACTATTAAATAATACTCCTTCTGTGTATGCTACAAAATCGGGTGGTGGTTTTGGAGACGGAAGAATTAATATTCGAGGGTTTTCTCAGGAAAACATTGCTGTCCTGATCAATGGAGTTCCGGTAAATGATATGGAAAACGGTAGAGTATTTTGGTCTAATTGGGTTGGTTTGTCAGATGTTACCACCGCAATGCAAGTACAAAGAGGTTTAGGGTCTTCTAAGTTAGCCATATCATCAGTAGGAGGAACCATAAATATCATAACAAAAACAACTGACAAAAAAGAAGGCGGATCATTTTTAGTATCATCCGGTAATAATAGTTATATTAAAACATTAGCGACCTACTCTACAGGTAAGAATGAAAACGGATTTGCGGCATCTTTTTTATTGAGTAGAACAACAGGGGAAGGTTATATAGAAGGAACAAAATTTCAAGGATATAATTATTTTGTTGGTTTAGGTTGGGACAAAGGAGTTCATGATTTCCAGTTCATAGCTACCGGTGCTCCTCAAAACCACAACCAGAGAACTACCAGTTTCTTTAATATGGCATCCTTGAGTGATTATCTGCAATATGGTAGAAGATACAACTATAATCACGGGTATCTAAATGGCCAGGAATTTAACTGGAGAAAGAACTTTTATCACAAACCGATTGTATCGTTCAACTGGAATTGGGACGTTAGCGAAAACTCGTCCTTAACAGCATCGGCGTACTTATCTTTTGGACGTGGTGGAGGAACCGGAGACATTGGCCGTTTAGGAGGTAGATTTGCAAGTGATAAAGCATTTAGAGATCCTGTAACCGGGTTTGTACAGTTTGATAAAATCGTTGCTTCCAACTCCGGAACCCTTACCAATTTTGCCAATGGATTCTCTTACGGAAATACGGCAGATCCAACAACATCTACTTTTCTTGTTAACGATGATGAGTTAAGTGCCTCAAGTATTCCTGCCGGTTTAAGCAGAAGAAATGGTTTTATAAGAAGAGCTTCTATCAATTCTCATAATTGGGTAGGGTTACTAGCTAATTACAATAACAATCTAAATGAAAATTTATCTTTTGATATTGGTTTTGATTTGCGTTCATATAGAGGAATTCATTACAGGAGAATCGATAATTTACTAGGGGCAGCAGGATATCGCGATAATGATGATGTTAATAACCCTTTAAATGTTTTATCTACTGAATATAGCTCTGACTTAGGAACTTTGTGGAATGTTTTCAAGAGCACGGATAATGAAGAAAAAATTAACTATCACAATGATGGTTTAGTGCGTTGGTTTGGAGCATTTGGACAGGTAGAATATAAAAACGACGTTATTTCCGCATTTATTCAGGGAGCTATATCTCAGCAAGGATTTAAAAGAATTGACTATTTTAATTACCTGAATAGTGATCCTGCCAGAGAAACCGATTGGAAAAATATCATTGGAGGTAATATTAAAGGAGGTATCAACTGGAATATTAACGAGCAAAATAACATCTACGGTAATGCCGGATATTATTCCAAGCAGCCTTTCTTTGATGCTGTTTTCTTAAACTTTAGAAATGATTTGAATCCGGACCCCAGAAATGAAAAAATAATAGGATACGAATTAGGTTATGGCTTTAGATCAAACAAGCTGAAAGTAAATTTAAATTTATACAGGACACAATGGAAAGATAGATTTATCTCTGTTTCATCCCGTTTCAATGGAATACAAGGGAATGCAGATATTCAAGGTGTAGAACAAATACATACCGGAGCAGAGTTAGATGCTACCTATGAACTTACCGATAGACTACAACTCATAGGAATGCTATCAGTGGGGAACTGGGAGTACGCCGGAAATGTTTCCGGAACAGCGTTTGATCAAAACCAAACAGCACTAGGTACTATAAACTTATTTTTAGACAATGTAAAAGTTGGAGATGCAGCACAGTTTACATCCAGATTAGCAGTAAACTATGATGTTACCGACAATTTTAAATTGGACTATAGCCACCGTTTTGTAGGGAAACTATATGCGAGAATTAATGCGGAAGACTTTAGTGATCCAAACCATAACGGATCTTTACAATTACCTGGCTATTCTCTGGGAGACTTAGGAGGCTCTTACGGATGGGTTTTGGATGAAGATACATTTGAGTCTATCTATTTTAGAATTAATATAAATAATGTATTTAACACAGAATACATAGCGGAATCTGCAACCAACTATTTCCCGGGAAGAAACGGTAATACAGCCACTTTTGATGGTATCAATACTGATAATAAGGTATTCTTTGGTTTTGGAAGAACTTGGAACCTAAGTATAAGATATAGTTTTTAG
- a CDS encoding purine-nucleoside phosphorylase yields the protein MLTQLQETTHYLRSNGVIDPEIGIVLGTGLGKLVDEIAIEKEITYSEIPHFPEATVEFHSGKLIYGTLSGKKVVVMVGRFHLYEGYSFYEITYGIRVMHALGISTLLVSNAAGAINLTYKKGDLMLINDHLNLQGSSPLAFKGASDFGSIFVDMLEPYSNKLNLQLQEIAQQNNIQLRKGVYAGVVGPQLETGAEYRMLQILEADAVGMSTVPEVIVAKQLELECVAISVLTDECDPKNLQPLNIEEIMAIANEAEPKMITLFKELIKRT from the coding sequence ATGCTAACACAACTACAAGAAACAACTCACTATCTAAGATCAAATGGAGTTATTGATCCGGAAATCGGAATTGTTTTGGGAACGGGTCTGGGGAAATTAGTTGACGAAATAGCTATTGAAAAAGAAATCACGTATTCGGAAATTCCGCATTTTCCGGAAGCAACTGTTGAGTTTCATTCGGGAAAACTCATTTATGGAACGTTGTCCGGTAAAAAAGTTGTTGTGATGGTAGGGCGGTTTCATTTGTACGAAGGGTATAGTTTTTATGAGATCACCTACGGAATTAGAGTCATGCATGCCTTGGGAATATCCACATTATTGGTTTCCAATGCAGCCGGTGCCATCAATTTGACATATAAAAAAGGGGATTTAATGCTTATTAATGATCATTTAAACTTGCAAGGGAGTTCTCCCTTAGCATTTAAAGGAGCCTCTGATTTTGGATCTATTTTTGTCGACATGTTGGAGCCTTACTCTAATAAATTAAACCTTCAATTACAGGAAATTGCACAGCAAAACAATATACAATTGCGCAAAGGAGTATATGCAGGCGTTGTAGGCCCACAACTGGAAACCGGAGCCGAATATAGGATGTTGCAGATTTTAGAAGCAGACGCTGTGGGAATGAGCACGGTTCCCGAAGTTATTGTAGCTAAACAATTGGAATTGGAATGTGTAGCCATTTCAGTATTGACAGATGAATGTGACCCTAAAAATTTACAACCTTTAAATATTGAAGAAATTATGGCAATTGCCAATGAAGCAGAACCTAAAATGATTACCTTGTTTAAAGAATTAATAAAAAGAACTTAA
- a CDS encoding 4-carboxymuconolactone decarboxylase, which yields MANTYYDTSDLKKFGNITEWSEDLGNKFFDYYGAVFEEGALTAREKSLIALAVAHTEQCPYCIDAYTKDGLEKGITREEMMEAVHVGAAIKSGATLVHGVQMMNKVNKLEM from the coding sequence ATGGCGAACACATATTATGATACTTCTGATTTAAAAAAATTTGGAAACATTACGGAATGGAGTGAAGATTTGGGGAATAAATTTTTTGACTACTACGGAGCAGTATTTGAAGAAGGTGCTTTAACCGCTCGCGAAAAATCCTTAATAGCTTTAGCAGTTGCACATACGGAGCAATGCCCCTATTGTATAGATGCATATACAAAAGACGGATTAGAAAAAGGTATTACAAGAGAAGAAATGATGGAAGCAGTGCATGTTGGAGCAGCAATTAAAAGTGGTGCTACCCTAGTGCATGGAGTTCAGATGATGAATAAAGTGAATAAACTTGAAATGTAA
- a CDS encoding rhodanese-like domain-containing protein gives MKKLIFIFVLLSKSTYSQNELRSLLKKYNTENIPYISVDSLKKITEDIILLDAREKKEFDVSHLKDALFVGYEKFDIRKTMNMIPDKKSKIVVYCSLGVRSEDVAEKLKKTGYIHVFNLYGGIFEWKNNDNKVFTSKNIETEKVHTCTAEWSKWLLKGEKVYE, from the coding sequence ATGAAGAAGCTAATTTTTATTTTCGTATTGCTCTCAAAAAGTACATACTCCCAAAATGAACTAAGAAGTTTGTTAAAAAAATACAATACGGAAAATATTCCTTATATCTCCGTAGATAGTCTAAAGAAAATAACCGAAGATATCATTTTACTTGATGCGCGGGAGAAAAAGGAGTTTGATGTTAGTCACCTTAAAGATGCACTATTTGTGGGTTATGAAAAATTTGATATTCGGAAAACAATGAACATGATTCCTGATAAAAAGAGTAAAATCGTTGTGTATTGCTCTTTGGGAGTTCGGTCCGAAGATGTTGCCGAAAAATTAAAAAAAACCGGATATATCCATGTGTTCAATTTATATGGAGGGATTTTTGAATGGAAAAACAACGATAATAAAGTCTTTACATCTAAAAATATAGAAACCGAAAAAGTACATACCTGTACTGCAGAATGGAGCAAGTGGTTGTTAAAAGGGGAGAAGGTATATGAGTAA
- a CDS encoding queuosine precursor transporter, whose protein sequence is MVEKNRYQAQFIYLILAALFIASLVASNLIFQKFFYWEPFGWYRFEISVGILPYPITFLITDILSEIYGKKKANQVVVAGIFASFFSMFIILAAEYAPALDNSRISNAEFSKVFGLSPIAVLASMLAYLFAQFLDIRIFHFWKRVTRGKHLWLRNNFSTFPSQFVDTFTIILLLSLFDILAWENFTTYLIGGFLFKVIVALIDTPVIYLIVYIFRKKFKLKIGEELHYT, encoded by the coding sequence ATGGTTGAAAAAAATAGATATCAGGCACAATTTATCTATTTAATTCTTGCAGCACTTTTTATTGCATCGTTAGTAGCTTCAAATTTAATTTTCCAGAAATTTTTCTACTGGGAGCCTTTTGGATGGTATCGTTTTGAAATCTCCGTAGGGATCTTGCCCTATCCTATCACTTTTCTAATTACAGATATTTTATCAGAAATATATGGTAAGAAAAAAGCAAATCAAGTTGTGGTTGCCGGTATTTTTGCTTCCTTTTTTTCAATGTTCATCATACTGGCGGCAGAATATGCTCCGGCTTTGGATAATTCCAGGATCAGTAATGCGGAATTTTCCAAAGTGTTTGGCTTATCTCCCATAGCCGTTTTAGCATCCATGTTAGCCTACCTGTTTGCGCAATTTCTTGACATCAGAATATTTCATTTTTGGAAAAGAGTTACCAGGGGAAAACACTTATGGCTGAGAAATAATTTTTCCACTTTCCCTTCCCAATTTGTAGATACCTTTACTATAATTCTTTTATTGAGCCTGTTCGATATCCTGGCATGGGAAAATTTTACAACCTATTTAATCGGTGGCTTTTTATTCAAGGTTATAGTAGCGCTTATTGATACGCCTGTCATTTATTTGATTGTGTACATATTTAGAAAAAAATTCAAACTTAAAATCGGAGAAGAGTTACATTATACTTAA
- the fabD gene encoding ACP S-malonyltransferase — MKVYIFPGQGSQYVGMGLELYENFVLAQDLFEKANAILGFRITDVMFEGTLEELKETKVTQPAIFLHSVILAKILGDSFQPEMVAGHSLGELSALVANEVLTFDDGLKLVSKRALAMQKACEKQPSTMAAVLGLEDSIVEQVCNDINGIVVPANYNCIGQLVISGAIEAVEEACKVLTEKGAGRALVLPVGGAFHSPMMEPAKEELAKAIETMTFNKPICPIYQNVPAKAVIEPADIKENLIAQLTAPVRWTQSVQTMISDGATAFTEVGPGKVLQGLLRKIDRNVTASSANYSL, encoded by the coding sequence ATGAAAGTTTATATTTTCCCGGGGCAAGGGTCGCAATATGTAGGAATGGGGTTAGAACTGTATGAGAACTTTGTTTTGGCACAAGATCTATTTGAAAAAGCAAACGCTATTTTGGGATTTCGTATTACGGATGTCATGTTCGAAGGGACACTTGAAGAGTTAAAAGAGACGAAAGTTACACAACCTGCTATTTTTCTGCATTCGGTTATTTTAGCAAAAATACTGGGAGATTCTTTTCAGCCGGAAATGGTTGCAGGGCATTCTTTAGGAGAATTATCTGCATTGGTTGCCAATGAAGTATTGACTTTTGATGACGGATTAAAACTGGTTTCAAAACGCGCACTGGCTATGCAAAAAGCATGTGAAAAACAGCCTTCCACTATGGCAGCCGTACTGGGTTTGGAAGATTCGATAGTAGAACAAGTATGTAATGATATTAATGGAATTGTAGTTCCGGCAAATTATAACTGTATTGGGCAATTGGTAATTTCCGGAGCAATAGAAGCCGTAGAAGAAGCCTGTAAAGTATTGACAGAAAAAGGAGCCGGAAGAGCTTTGGTTTTACCGGTGGGTGGTGCATTCCATTCACCTATGATGGAACCTGCAAAAGAAGAATTGGCGAAGGCTATTGAAACCATGACTTTTAACAAGCCTATATGCCCTATATATCAAAATGTACCTGCTAAGGCTGTTATAGAACCAGCAGATATTAAAGAAAATTTAATTGCGCAACTAACAGCTCCTGTGCGATGGACACAATCCGTGCAAACTATGATTTCCGATGGAGCAACAGCGTTTACAGAAGTAGGACCGGGAAAAGTGCTACAGGGGTTGTTACGAAAAATTGACAGAAATGTTACTGCTAGCAGTGCTAATTACTCTTTATAA